The genomic region TGTCCCAGCGGCGACACGCTGTACCGGCTCCGCCTCACCGCCCGGATCGTCGACGGCAGGCTGGTGACCGATCTGGTGTACGCATGGCCACAGCTCTCCCACGACCACGCGGAACAGATCTTCACCGCCTTCTCCCACGCGGTGGCCGGTGCGGCGGACACCAACGCTCCTCCCCACGTCAGGGCAGGGGTGTCCACCTCCGGTCAGCTGCTGCACCGGGGTGCTGAACCGTTTCGGGGCGGCTGGCGAGTCGTGCGCGAGCCGGCACACGTACTCCTGACCGGGGCGACCGGCTATCTGGGCCGGCACGTACTCACCGAGCTGGCCGACCAGGGCGCACGGGTGACCTGTCTGGTGCGCGGGAGGAGCGACGCCGAGGCGGCCCGGCGGCTCGGCGGCGCCGAAGTGATCGCCGGTGACATCACCCGGGAGGGCCTCGGCCTCTCTCCCGCCGGGCTCGCACGGGCCCGTACGGCCCGTGTCGTCGTACACGCCGCCGCAGACGTCCGGTTGGTGGCCTCACCCGCCGAACTGGAGCGGACCAATATCGCCGGGGTGCGGCAACTGCTCGACTGGATCGACGCGCACGCCCCCGGTGCCCGGCTGCACCACATCTCCACGCTGGCCGTCGCGGGCGGTGTGGCCGGTCCCGCACGCCGGTTCAGCGAGGCGGATCTCCGCATCGGCCAGAGCTTCCGGACCCCGTACGAGAAGGTGAAGTTCGGGGCGGAGGAGACCGTCCGTGCCTGGGCCGCCTCCGGCGGTCAGGCCTACATCCACCGCAGCGGCCACATCGCGGCACACAGCAGGACCGGGGCGTTCCAGGACAACATCGCGGACAACCGGGTCTATCAGACCGTCCGCGGCTACGTACTGGCCGGCGCGGCGCCGAGCCGGCCGTCGGCGACGTTCGAGTTCTCCCACGTGGACACGGTGGCGGCGGGGATCGCGGCGATCGCGAGCTATCCGTACGCGGCGCCGGGCGTCTACCACGTCGAGTCGCCGCACACCGTCCCGCACGACGAGCTGGTGACGTGGATGACCCGCCACGGCTATCCCGTCCGGCTGACGGACGACGCCACGTTCGCCGCGGCGCTGGCCCGCGCCGAGGAGCACCATCCGGACATGGCCCGAATCGCCTCGGCCTGGTCCCAGCTCGGCGACCGCAACGTCGTCTTCGACAGCTCGTGGACCCAGGCGGTGCTCGGCCGGCTCGGGGTGCGTTTCGCCGAGCCGACCGCGCAGTGGTGGTCGGCCGCGCTGTCCTGGGCGGCCGGTACCGGCTTCCTCCCGGCGGCCGTCGCCTGTCCCGACAGGCCTGGGCCGCATGCCGGTTCACCTTGCCCCTCCCCCAGCCGGCCCTGACCGCCGGCCCGCACCACCCTGCCCACCGCCCCACCTCAGGAGTGAAGCCATGACCCAGCTCTCCCCGGTCCTGAAGCAGGCCACGCCCGTGATCGCCACCCGAGGGGAGGGGATGTACCTCTACGACGCCGACGACCGGCGCTATCTCGATTTCACCGCCGGGGTCGGCGTGACGAGTACCGGTCACTGCCACCCCCGGGTCGTCGAAGCCGTACAACGGCAGGCGGGCCGGCTGATCCACGGGCAGTACACGACCGTGCTGCACGACCAGTTGCTCACGCTGACGGAACGCCTGGGCGAGGTGCTGCCCACCGGTCTGGACTCGGTGTTCTACCTGAACTCGGGCAGCGAGGCGGTGGAGGCGGCACTGCGGCTCGCCCGGCAGGCCACCGGCCGGCAGAACGTGATCGTGTTCGACGGCTCGTTCCACGGGCGCACGATGGGTGCGGCGGCGATGAGTACCGCGGGCACCCGCTTCCGCGCCGGAATCGGGCCGCTGATGCCCGGGGTCGCGGTGGCGCCCTTCCCGTACGCCTTCCGGCTCGGAATGAGCGACGAGGAAGCGGCCGAGCACGCGCTGCGCGGCCTCGACCGTGTGCTGGCCACCGTCAGCGCACCCGCCGAGACCGCCGCGATGTTCGTCGAACCGATCCTGGGCGAGGGCGGTTTCGTGCCTGCCCCACCGAGCTTCCTGGCGGGGCTCCGGGAGCGTGCGGACCGGCACGGGATCCTGCTGGTGGTCGATGAGATCCAGTCCGGCTTCGGCCGGACCGGCGCGTTCTGGGCCCACCAGCACG from Streptomyces sp. NBC_01267 harbors:
- a CDS encoding aspartate aminotransferase family protein; the encoded protein is MTQLSPVLKQATPVIATRGEGMYLYDADDRRYLDFTAGVGVTSTGHCHPRVVEAVQRQAGRLIHGQYTTVLHDQLLTLTERLGEVLPTGLDSVFYLNSGSEAVEAALRLARQATGRQNVIVFDGSFHGRTMGAAAMSTAGTRFRAGIGPLMPGVAVAPFPYAFRLGMSDEEAAEHALRGLDRVLATVSAPAETAAMFVEPILGEGGFVPAPPSFLAGLRERADRHGILLVVDEIQSGFGRTGAFWAHQHAPGLVPDVVITAKGLASGFPLSAIAASTELMSRAWPGSQGGTYGGNAVACAAALATLDVIRDEGLVANAAEQGRLLVDGLRKTAADAPAVADVRGTGLMVGSEFCRPDGSPDAGTAQRVQRAAADLGLLLLTCGVHSNVVRMLPALVVTGEQIGEALGLWADAVATATR